The following are encoded in a window of Streptococcus pasteurianus genomic DNA:
- the serS gene encoding serine--tRNA ligase: MLDIKRIRNDFDEVAKKLATRGVAAEKLVELKELDDKRRELLVKSESAKAERNTASAAIAQAKRNKEDASEQIAAMQKLSADIKANDAELAEIDDKLAEFTTTLPNIPAADVPVGADEDENVEVRRWGTPRDFDFDIKAHWDLGEDLGILDWERGAKVTGSRFLFYKGLGARLERAIYNFMLDEHAKEGYTEVIPPYMVNHDSMFGTGQYPKFKEDTFELADSDYVLIPTAEVPLTNYYRGEILDGKELPVYFTAMSPSFRSEAGSAGRDTRGLIRLHQFHKVEMVKFSKPETSYDELEKMVANAENILQKLGLPYRVITLCTGDMGFSAAKTYDLEVWIPAQNTYREISSCSNTEDFQARRAQIRYRDEADGKVKLLHTLNGSGLAVGRTVAAILENYQNEDGSVTIPEVLRPYMGGAEVISPK, encoded by the coding sequence ATGTTAGACATCAAACGTATTCGTAACGATTTTGACGAAGTCGCTAAAAAATTAGCAACACGTGGCGTTGCTGCTGAAAAATTAGTTGAATTAAAAGAACTTGACGACAAACGCCGTGAATTGCTTGTCAAATCTGAATCAGCTAAGGCTGAACGCAACACAGCATCTGCCGCTATCGCTCAAGCAAAACGCAACAAAGAAGACGCTTCTGAACAAATTGCAGCAATGCAAAAATTATCAGCAGATATCAAAGCTAATGATGCCGAATTAGCTGAAATCGATGACAAATTAGCCGAATTCACAACTACACTTCCAAATATCCCAGCCGCTGATGTTCCTGTCGGTGCTGACGAAGATGAAAACGTAGAAGTTCGCCGTTGGGGAACACCTCGTGACTTTGACTTTGACATCAAAGCTCACTGGGATCTTGGTGAAGACCTTGGCATTCTTGACTGGGAACGTGGTGCCAAAGTTACTGGCTCTCGCTTCCTTTTCTACAAAGGACTTGGTGCTCGCCTAGAACGTGCTATCTACAACTTTATGTTGGATGAACACGCTAAAGAGGGTTACACAGAAGTTATCCCACCTTACATGGTCAACCATGACTCAATGTTTGGTACTGGTCAATATCCAAAATTCAAAGAGGACACATTTGAATTAGCTGACTCTGACTATGTTCTTATCCCAACTGCGGAAGTGCCACTTACAAACTACTACCGTGGTGAAATCCTTGACGGTAAAGAACTTCCAGTTTACTTCACAGCAATGAGCCCATCGTTCCGTTCAGAAGCTGGTTCAGCTGGTCGTGACACACGTGGTTTGATTCGTCTTCACCAATTCCACAAAGTTGAAATGGTGAAATTCTCTAAACCAGAAACATCATACGACGAATTGGAAAAAATGGTGGCTAACGCTGAAAACATTCTTCAAAAACTTGGTTTGCCATACCGTGTTATCACACTTTGTACTGGCGATATGGGATTCTCAGCTGCTAAAACTTATGATTTAGAAGTTTGGATTCCAGCACAAAATACTTACCGTGAAATTTCAAGTTGTTCAAACACAGAAGATTTCCAAGCACGTCGTGCTCAAATCCGTTACCGTGACGAAGCAGATGGCAAAGTTAAACTTCTTCACACACTTAACGGTTCAGGTCTTGCCGTTGGACGTACAGTCGCTGCAATCCTTGAAAACTACCAAAACGAAGATGGTTCTGTAACAATTCCAGAAGTTCTTCGTCCATACATGGGTGGAGCTGAAGTTATCTCACCTAAATAA
- a CDS encoding DUF956 family protein, giving the protein MAQSINSTVELTTTGVSYLGMGGKVGKFLLGNKGLEFYSDANVEDYIQIPWENIEKIGANVSRNKVSRHFEVFTDKGKFLFASKDSGKILKVARQHIGNDKVIRMLTLVQIIIKRLSIFVKRK; this is encoded by the coding sequence ATGGCACAATCAATTAATTCTACGGTAGAATTAACGACTACTGGTGTTTCTTACCTCGGTATGGGGGGAAAAGTAGGCAAATTTCTTTTAGGCAATAAAGGCTTAGAATTTTACAGCGATGCTAATGTTGAAGATTACATTCAAATTCCTTGGGAAAATATTGAAAAAATCGGAGCAAATGTTTCTCGCAATAAAGTCAGCCGTCACTTTGAAGTCTTTACTGACAAAGGTAAATTTCTTTTTGCCTCAAAAGATTCAGGAAAGATTCTAAAAGTAGCTCGCCAACATATCGGAAACGACAAAGTTATCCGTATGCTAACCTTGGTTCAAATCATTATTAAAAGACTATCAATATTTGTCAAAAGGAAATAA
- a CDS encoding PTS system mannose/fructose/sorbose family transporter subunit IID, translated as MTEKLQLSKSDRQKVWWRSTFLQGSWNYERMQNLGWAYALIPAIKKLYTSKEDRAAALERHLEFFNTHPYVAAPIIGVTLALEEERANGAEIDDTAIQGVKIGMMGPLAGVGDPVFWFTVRPILGALGASLAMAGNIVGPLLFFFGWNIIRMAFLWYTQELGYKAGSEITKDLSGGIIQKITKGASILGMFILAVLVERWVSITFTVNLPATQLSEGAYIEFPKGNVTGTELQGILGDVASGLSLTSTQTNTLQGQLDSLIPGLMGLLLTFFCMWLLKKKVSPITIIIGLFIVGIIARFFGIM; from the coding sequence ATGACTGAAAAACTTCAATTATCAAAATCTGATCGTCAAAAAGTTTGGTGGCGTTCAACTTTCCTTCAAGGTTCTTGGAACTACGAACGTATGCAAAACTTAGGTTGGGCATATGCTTTAATCCCTGCCATCAAAAAACTTTATACATCGAAAGAAGACCGAGCCGCTGCTCTTGAACGTCACTTGGAATTCTTCAATACTCACCCATACGTTGCTGCTCCAATCATCGGTGTAACTCTTGCCCTTGAAGAAGAACGCGCAAATGGTGCTGAAATTGATGACACAGCTATCCAAGGGGTTAAAATCGGTATGATGGGACCTCTTGCTGGTGTCGGTGACCCAGTCTTCTGGTTTACTGTTCGTCCTATCCTTGGTGCCCTTGGTGCTTCACTTGCTATGGCAGGTAACATTGTTGGTCCACTCCTATTCTTCTTTGGATGGAACATCATTCGTATGGCATTCTTGTGGTACACTCAAGAGCTTGGTTACAAAGCTGGTTCTGAAATCACTAAAGACCTTTCAGGTGGTATTATCCAAAAAATTACTAAAGGTGCTTCAATCCTTGGTATGTTCATCCTTGCTGTCTTGGTTGAACGTTGGGTATCAATTACATTTACTGTAAATCTTCCTGCAACTCAATTGTCAGAAGGTGCTTACATTGAATTCCCTAAAGGAAACGTAACAGGTACTGAACTTCAAGGTATTCTTGGCGATGTCGCTAGCGGACTTAGCTTGACTTCTACACAAACTAATACACTTCAAGGTCAATTAGACTCATTGATTCCTGGTTTGATGGGGCTTCTTCTCACATTCTTCTGTATGTGGTTGCTTAAGAAAAAAGTTTCACCAATCACAATCATCATTGGATTGTTCATCGTTGGTATCATCGCTCGCTTCTTCGGAATCATGTAA
- a CDS encoding PTS mannose/fructose/sorbose transporter subunit IIC yields MSVISMILVVVVAFFAGLEGILDEFQFHQPLVACTLIGLVTGNLEAGIILGGSLQMIALGWANIGAAVAPDAALASVAAAIIMVKGGDFTTKGIAVATATAIPLAVAGLFLTMLVRTASVALVHGADAAAKEGNIAAVERTHLVALFLQGLRIAVPAALLLAVPTSAVQSILNAMPDWLSGGMAVGGGMVVAVGYAMVINMMATSEVWPFFAIGFAVAAVSDLTLIALGTIGVALAFIYLNLSEKGGNGGGTASGSGDPIGDILEDY; encoded by the coding sequence ATGTCAGTTATTTCTATGATTTTAGTCGTTGTAGTTGCCTTCTTCGCTGGTCTTGAAGGTATCCTTGACGAATTCCAATTCCACCAACCACTAGTTGCCTGCACGCTTATCGGTCTTGTTACTGGTAACCTTGAAGCAGGTATCATCCTTGGTGGTTCACTTCAAATGATCGCTCTTGGTTGGGCTAACATTGGTGCCGCTGTTGCGCCTGATGCTGCCCTTGCCTCAGTAGCTGCTGCCATTATCATGGTCAAAGGTGGAGATTTCACAACTAAAGGTATCGCTGTTGCAACTGCGACTGCTATCCCTCTTGCTGTTGCTGGTCTTTTCCTTACAATGCTTGTTCGTACAGCTTCTGTTGCCCTTGTTCACGGTGCTGACGCTGCCGCTAAAGAAGGAAACATCGCTGCTGTTGAACGCACTCACTTAGTTGCCCTATTCCTTCAAGGACTTCGTATTGCTGTTCCTGCTGCACTTCTTCTTGCAGTACCAACTTCAGCAGTACAATCTATCCTTAACGCTATGCCGGACTGGTTGTCAGGTGGTATGGCCGTCGGTGGTGGTATGGTTGTTGCCGTAGGTTACGCTATGGTTATCAACATGATGGCTACGAGTGAAGTGTGGCCATTCTTCGCTATCGGTTTTGCTGTAGCAGCTGTCTCTGATCTTACTCTTATCGCACTTGGTACAATCGGTGTTGCTCTTGCCTTTATCTACCTTAACCTTTCAGAAAAAGGTGGAAATGGAGGCGGAACTGCTTCAGGTTCTGGTGACCCAATTGGCGATATCCTAGAAGACTACTAG
- a CDS encoding PTS sugar transporter subunit IIB, translating to MGIGIIIASHGKFAEGIHQSGSMIFGEQEKVQVVTFMPSEGPDDLYAHFNDAIAQFDADDEILVLADLWSGSPFNQASRVMGENPDRKMAIITGLNLPMLIQAYTERMMDANAGVEQVVANIIKESKDGVKALPEELNPAEKAAAAPVAQAAPQGAIPEGTIIGDGKLKINLARIDTRLLHGQVATNWTPASKADRIIVASDTVSKDELRKGLIKQAAPNGVKANVVPIKKLIEAAKDPRFGNTHALILFETPQEALEAIEGGVPIKELNVGSMAHSTGKTMVNNVLSMDKDDVATFEKLRDLGVTFDVRKVPNDSKKDLFDLIKKANVQ from the coding sequence ATGGGTATCGGTATTATTATTGCCAGCCATGGTAAATTTGCTGAAGGTATTCATCAATCAGGTTCTATGATTTTTGGCGAACAAGAGAAAGTTCAAGTCGTAACTTTCATGCCAAGCGAAGGACCAGATGATTTGTATGCACACTTCAACGATGCTATCGCACAATTTGATGCTGATGATGAAATCCTCGTACTAGCTGACCTTTGGAGTGGTTCTCCATTTAACCAAGCTAGTCGCGTGATGGGTGAAAATCCAGACCGCAAGATGGCTATCATTACAGGTCTCAATTTGCCAATGCTTATCCAAGCCTATACAGAGCGTATGATGGACGCTAATGCAGGTGTTGAACAAGTTGTTGCAAATATCATTAAAGAGTCTAAAGACGGTGTTAAAGCACTTCCTGAAGAACTCAACCCAGCTGAAAAAGCTGCTGCTGCGCCTGTTGCACAAGCTGCACCTCAAGGTGCTATCCCAGAAGGAACTATCATTGGTGATGGTAAACTTAAAATTAACCTCGCTCGTATTGACACACGTCTTCTTCACGGCCAAGTTGCAACAAACTGGACACCAGCATCTAAAGCAGATCGTATTATCGTTGCTTCTGATACTGTCTCTAAAGACGAATTACGTAAAGGTTTGATTAAACAAGCTGCGCCAAATGGTGTTAAAGCAAACGTTGTTCCAATCAAGAAATTGATTGAAGCCGCTAAAGACCCTCGTTTTGGTAACACACATGCACTTATCTTGTTTGAAACACCTCAAGAAGCTCTTGAAGCTATCGAAGGTGGTGTGCCAATTAAAGAACTTAACGTTGGTTCAATGGCTCACTCAACAGGTAAAACAATGGTTAACAACGTTTTATCTATGGATAAAGATGATGTTGCCACATTTGAAAAATTACGTGATCTTGGCGTAACATTTGATGTACGTAAAGTTCCTAATGATTCTAAGAAAGACTTGTTTGATCTTATCAAAAAAGCAAACGTTCAATAA